One window of the Candidatus Deferrimicrobium sp. genome contains the following:
- a CDS encoding DUF169 domain-containing protein, translating into MGAATLNQHLEKHLRVSTFPLGIKSLKPGEPLPDKVKIPLKHLGVKVAICQAISIARRYGWTMAFSGEDLSCPIAKAAFGFEERNDYYTSGGLADGMYASCREAGAAFENALAKYDIGEYAHVVAGPLSRVNFVPDTVLVYGNSAQVLRLLNAVLYKRGGSLQSDFSGRGDCTDIVIKGKKTGEPQVILPCYGDRIFAMTGDDEMAFTFPFDRSEEVVEGLEKTHAGGVRYPIPIYLRFQADFPKSYQELEKIWQESKK; encoded by the coding sequence ATGGGCGCCGCCACGCTGAACCAGCACCTTGAAAAGCACCTCCGGGTGAGCACTTTTCCCCTGGGGATCAAGTCGCTGAAACCCGGGGAGCCGCTCCCCGACAAGGTGAAAATTCCCTTGAAGCACCTGGGCGTGAAGGTGGCCATCTGCCAGGCCATCTCGATCGCCCGCAGGTACGGCTGGACGATGGCGTTTTCCGGGGAGGACCTCTCGTGCCCCATCGCCAAGGCGGCGTTCGGCTTCGAGGAGCGCAACGACTATTACACCTCCGGGGGGCTTGCCGACGGGATGTACGCCTCGTGCAGGGAAGCGGGGGCGGCATTCGAAAACGCCCTCGCCAAGTACGACATCGGCGAGTACGCCCACGTGGTCGCCGGCCCCTTGAGCCGCGTAAACTTCGTCCCCGACACCGTGCTCGTCTACGGCAACTCCGCCCAGGTGCTGCGGCTCCTGAACGCGGTCCTCTACAAGCGGGGAGGATCTCTCCAAAGCGACTTCTCGGGCCGGGGCGACTGCACCGATATCGTCATCAAGGGGAAGAAGACCGGCGAGCCGCAGGTGATCCTGCCGTGCTACGGCGACCGGATCTTCGCGATGACCGGGGACGACGAGATGGCGTTCACCTTCCCCTTCGACCGCTCCGAAGAGGTCGTCGAGGGATTGGAGAAGACCCACGCCGGCGGAGTCCGATATCCTATCCCCATCTACCTGCGCTTCCAGGCCGACTTCCCCAAATCCTACCAGGAGCTGGAGAAGATCTGGCAGGAGTCGAAGAAGTAA
- a CDS encoding phenylacetate--CoA ligase family protein, producing MNDRKTAYYDEAQETMPAAKRAQAQREMLRATVLHAYEHAPATRRKMDDAGVRPGDVKEPADLRRIPLTRKADLKHIQKGEPPFGGLAAVPPEAMRRIYVSPGPTFDPEGRDATHWRWEKPFIAAGFREGDIVQNTFMYHFSPAGLMFDEALVRIGCTVIPAGVGNTELQAQVMKELNVTGYIGTPSFLMTILEKAKEMGYTSGDGLSLQVGMVTGEMFPESLRARFRDEFGVQVRQCYGTADVGSLGYECHEAKGMHVPDEILLEMIDPATGDPVPPGAIGEVVVTLPNRTYPLVRFATGDLSILTEEPCPCGRTSPRLLKLVGRVDQVTKVKGMFVHPEQVTQLATQVAEIASAQFVVTRTDHDDHMEMRIVLKNPAAASDALIARIVDTARAITRLRGEVRFISAAEVEEPEKKIIDKRKWD from the coding sequence GCATATTACGACGAGGCGCAGGAGACGATGCCGGCGGCGAAGCGGGCCCAGGCGCAGCGGGAGATGCTGCGCGCGACGGTGCTCCACGCCTACGAGCACGCTCCGGCGACCCGGCGGAAGATGGACGACGCGGGCGTTCGCCCGGGGGACGTGAAGGAGCCTGCCGACCTGCGCAGGATTCCGCTCACCCGGAAGGCGGACCTCAAGCATATCCAGAAGGGGGAGCCGCCGTTCGGGGGCCTGGCCGCCGTTCCGCCCGAGGCGATGCGCCGCATCTACGTCTCCCCGGGGCCGACGTTCGACCCGGAAGGCCGCGACGCGACCCACTGGCGCTGGGAGAAGCCGTTCATCGCCGCGGGATTCCGCGAGGGCGACATCGTCCAGAACACCTTCATGTACCACTTTTCGCCGGCAGGCCTTATGTTCGACGAGGCGCTCGTGCGGATCGGCTGCACCGTCATCCCCGCGGGGGTGGGGAACACCGAGCTGCAGGCGCAGGTGATGAAGGAGCTGAACGTCACCGGCTACATCGGGACGCCGTCGTTCCTCATGACCATCCTCGAAAAGGCGAAGGAGATGGGGTACACCTCCGGCGACGGCCTGTCGCTCCAGGTCGGCATGGTGACCGGCGAAATGTTCCCGGAGTCCCTGCGGGCGAGGTTCCGGGACGAGTTCGGCGTGCAGGTCCGCCAGTGCTACGGCACGGCCGACGTTGGGTCGCTGGGTTACGAATGCCACGAAGCGAAAGGGATGCACGTCCCCGACGAGATCCTCCTCGAGATGATCGATCCCGCCACGGGCGATCCCGTCCCGCCCGGCGCCATCGGCGAAGTGGTCGTGACGCTGCCCAACCGGACGTATCCGCTCGTGCGGTTCGCCACCGGGGACCTCTCCATCCTCACCGAAGAACCGTGCCCCTGCGGGCGCACCTCCCCCCGGCTGCTGAAGCTGGTGGGCCGCGTCGACCAGGTCACGAAGGTCAAGGGGATGTTCGTCCACCCCGAGCAGGTCACTCAGCTGGCGACGCAGGTCGCAGAGATCGCCTCCGCCCAGTTTGTCGTCACCCGGACCGATCACGACGACCACATGGAGATGCGGATCGTCCTCAAAAATCCCGCCGCCGCGTCGGACGCGCTGATCGCCCGCATCGTCGATACGGCCCGCGCGATCACCCGCCTCCGGGGCGAGGTCCGGTTCATCTCGGCCGCCGAGGTGGAGGAGCCGGAGAAGAAGATCATCGACAAACGGAAGTGGGACTGA